The Bacteroidales bacterium sequence TTGATGAACCTACTTCGGGACTTTCATCAAGAGATTCTGAAAATATTCTTGATCTTCTTAAAGATATCACCCTGAGAGGAAAGTTGATTTTTGTTGTTATTCATCAACCTTCTTCAGACATCTTTAAAATGTTTGACCGTTTAATTATACTGGATCAAGGCGGTTATATTGTTTACAACAATGATCCCGTTGATTCTTTGGTATATTTTAAATCAAGGATCAAACAAGCAGACTGGAGTGAAAGCGAATGCCATACTTGTGGTAACGTTAATGCTGAACAGATATTTGATATTTTAGAGTCTCAAATATTGGATGAATACGGAAATGTAACTTCTACAAGGAAATTTAAACCTCGTGAATGGTACAAATACAGCCAAAAGAAAAAAGAACCTGAAAAGAAAAAGAAAAAGAAAACAAAAAAGTTGCCTGCAATTCCTTTCAAGGTTCCGAATAAATTTAAGCAATTTCTAATTTTTTCAAAGCGAGATGTATTATCTAAACTGGCAAATAAACAATATTTAATAATAAACCTGTTTGAAGCACCGATTTTGGCTTTCCTGTTGGCTAAGATCATTAAATACTTGAATATTTCAGTAGATAATCAATATGGTTATAATTTCAGCGAAAATGATAATATTCCTGTTTATATATTCATGGCTGTGATTATTGCATTATTTACCGGATTAACAATAAGTGCTGATGAGATAATAAAAGACAGAAAGATCCGAACAAGAGAATCATTCTTGAATTTGAGCAGCAACAGTTACCTTTTATCCAAAATATTCATACTCTTTGCATTATCTGCCTATCAAGCATTAACATTTACATTTATAGGAAATTATATTCTTGAAATAAAAGATATGTATTTTGAATACTGGCTGATCCTGTTTTCAACTTGGGCATTCTCCGTAATAATGGGATTAAATATTTCAGACGGTTTCAAAACAGCTGTTACAATCTATATCATCATTCCTTTTTTAATAATTCCGCAAATTGTGCTTAGCGGTATCATTGTGAGATACGAAAAACTAAATCCTGACATTACTAAACCCGGTTCTGTTCCTTGGTTCGGTGAAATCATTACAGCAAGATGGTCGTATGAAGCATTGGCTGTCAATCAGTTTACTAATAATAAATACCAAGAGCCCTTATATAAATTCGAGAGAATTAAACATGAAGCCAATTTCAAAAAAGATATGATTATTAATGATCTGAAAAACAGAATTGATTATTATGAAAGGCATAAAGACGATTCGGAAAAACAAGAAGATATTATTATAAACTTTGAACTTTTAAGAAATGAAATCACAAAAGAAATAAAATATAATAAAAAAGTTAAACCTGATTTTAATGTAAACAACATAAATATTGATAACTTCAATCCAAAATTAATAAAGAGCCTGAATAATTATTTATCTGTTTTAAAACAATACTATATCGACAGATATAAATTAGCTGAACAAAAACAAGATAATTATATCTTTTCGCAAACTAAAACAGATTCACTGAATAAAATTTACATTAAAACAAAAAGAGACTATCATAACGAAGTTTTAGAAGATATTTTAACAAATAATAATGAATTAAAAAAGATGTTAGAATACGACGGACAACTTTATCAAAGAACTGACATGATATACAAATATCCTCATAAGTATATTGTTTCACATTTTTATGCTCCCAAAAAGAAGCTGTTTGACGGAAAATACTATCCTACTTATTGGGTAAATTTGGCAATCATCTGGATATATACTCTATTACTGTATTTAACTTTATATTTCAGTGTAATAAAACGAACTTTTATTTTTTTCGAAAATATTCGATACAGATTAAAGGACAAAGATGAAAAAAGTGTGTTTTTATAATGACAGAATGATAGAATGACAGAATAAAAAATAAACAGATGAAACTCATTATTATAAACGGACCAAATCTTAATCTTCTCGGAATCAGAGAAAAAGAACTCTACGGTAAAGATTCTTTTGAAACTTATTTTGAACAATTAACATTAAAATTTCCAAATCATAATATTAAATTTTATCAATCAAATATTGAGGGTGAAATTATTAACAAACTTCATGAAGTCGGCTTTTCATACGACGGAATTATTCTTAATGCCGGTGCTTATACTCATACATCTCTCGCTGTTGCAGATGCTTTAGCAGCCATAAAAACTCCTGTTGTTGAAGTTCATATTACAAATATATTCAAAAGAGAAAAAATAAGACATAAATCATTGATTGCTCCTCATTGCACAGGCAGTATATCAGGCTTTGGTATAAAATCCTACGAATTGGCTGTCAGAAGTTTTTTATAACACCCGATAAAAAACATAAAAACTCTTTTCTTTTTCTCCGAAAAAATTCTCTTTTTCAGCTAATTTTATTTATATTTGTATATACTCTATAATTCATTAGCCATGAACATTCCTTTGATTGTAAACGACCCGTATTTAAAACCTTTTACAGATACCATAAAAAACAGAATTGACAAAGCAAAACATAAAGAAAAGGAACTTTCAAAAGGAAAAAAACTGTCTGATTTTGCTGATGCACACCAATACTACGGACTGCACAAAACCACAAAAGACCGGATATACAGAGACTGGTTACCTAATGCAACTGAAGTTTTTTTGATCGGGGAATTTTCAAATTGGCAACTCAAAGATGAATTTAAACTTATAAATAAAGGAAACGATGAGTTTGAAATAAAACTGAAACCAAACATTCTTAATCATCTTGATCTGTACAGATTATTTATAAGATGGCAAGGAGGCAGCGGCGACAGAATCCCGGCATATGCCGACAGAGTAGTTCAAGATGAAGATACAAAAATTTTTAATGCACAAGTTTGGGAACCCGAAAAACCATATAAACAAAAACATAAATCACCTGAAAAAAAAGACAGTATTTTGGTCTATGAAGCACACATAGGTATGGCTTCGGAAGACGGTAAAGTAGCAAGTTTTAATGAGTTTGCTGAAAGAATACTTCCTCGTATTGTTAAATTAGGTTATGATACCATCCAATTAATGGCAATTCAGGAACACCCTTACTACGGTTCATTCGGATATCATGTATCAAATTTTTATGCTGTTTCGTCACGTTTCGGAACACCTGACGACCTGAAAAAATTAATTGACAAAGCACACAAAATCGGTATCAGAGTAATTATGGATATTGTTCATTCTCACGCTGTTAAAAATGAAGTAGAAGGCATAAGCAGATACGACGGTTCCGAATATCAATTTTTTCATGCAGGTGAAAGAGGGCAACATCCGGCTTGGGACTCAAGATGTTTTGACTACAGTAAAGATGAAGTTATACATTTTCTGCTTTCAAATTGTAAATTTTGGTTGGAAGAATATAATTTCGACGGTTTCAGATTCGACGGAGTTACAAGCATGCTGTATTTGAACCACGGTTTGGGAACTGATTTTTCATCTTATTATGATTACTACAATTTTAATCAAGACGAAGATGCTATAACATATCTAAGCTTGGCAAACAAGTTAATTCACGAAGTTAATCCGAATGCTGTTACAATAGCTGAAGAAATGAGCGGTATGCCGGGAATTGCAACATCAATTGAAAACGGCGGTATAGGTTTTGATTTCAGGCTGGCTATGGGCATCCCCGATTTTTGGATAAAAGTTATTAAAGAGCAAAAAGATGAAAATTGGCATATCGGAGAAATATTTCATCGCTTAACAGACAAACGCAATGATGAAAAAACAATAAATTATTCCGAATCTCACGACCAAGCTTTGGTAGGTGATAAAACCATTATTTTCAGACTCGCTGATGCCGATATGTATCATTTTATGCATCTCGAAAATATGACTGATATTATTGAACGTGCAATTACCTTACACAAAATGATACAACTTATAACATTGGCAACTGCACAAAGCGGATATTTGAATTTTATGGGAAATGAATTCGGGCATCCCGAATGGATTGATTTCCCTCGTAAAGAAAATAAATGGTCATACCACTACGCAAGAAGGCAATGGGGGCTTGCAAACAATAAAGAACTTGCATATCATTATCTGCAATTATTCAACACAGAAATTATACATTTGTTTAAGTGCAAAAATATTCTCGCTGAAAAAATTGAATTATTATCTGATAAAGCGTATGATCAAGTTTTAATTTTTAAACGAGCAAATTATTTCTTCATTTTTAATTTCAATCCTTTTACATCATTTACCGAATATGGTTTTGAAACAGAAAAAGGGAAATATAAGATTATTATCAATTCCGATGATGAAACTTATCTCGGTCAATCAAGAATAAATACAGAAATGATTTACAAAACCGTAAATGAAAACAAAAAAAATTACTTGAAACTCTATATCCCTACGAGGACTTGTATTGTGTTGGAGAAGTTATAGATTGTTGTACAACAGTGGCAATACATTTCCGGCTGGCAATTTTACATGTCTCATTATCAGACAATTATTTTGTTTATCTATAAATAGTTGCGTATTTTATGAATGTCCTTATTAATATTTCAACTCTGCCAATAATAAGTCCGGAAATAACAGATGTATCACTTATTATTATTTCAAATTAAAGTTTTTATCTCCAATCTGGTTGCCGTCCATAAAAACATCAACACTGTATTTGCCCGGAGCTTGTTCTGTATCGGAAGTCCAGAATACACAAACATCTGTTTTTTTTCCGTTATATGACAAGTCTCTTTTAGAGGAATATGCAATTTCTTTTCCTTGATAATCGAACATGCCTGATTCATTACTTAAAAGAATAATTCCGTCGGGCCCTGCAATTCTGATATAAATATTTCTTGAGCCTTTTCTTGCAAGAACATTATCATCAATTGTAAAACATATTTTTATTTTTTTTAGTTTACTCACTCTGTTTGTGATTTTATTTCTGTTATTTAAAGGTTCAATGCTGATATTTTCTGCTTTCAGTTCTTTTGCAGTCTTAACTTGCGAAGATAAACTGTCTGTAACATAAGTTAAAGTTTCTGTTCTTGCAATCTCATATTCATAGTTTTGCAAAATTTCTTTATTTTTATATACTAATATTTTGTTCTCTGAATTCAATTTGTCAATATGCTTTAGGTAATCTTTCATGATTGATTTGAGTGTTTCGGTCTCTTCTTGCAATTGTTTTATTTTCGCATAATCGGTTCGTTTCACTCTTCTAAGTTGTTCAAGGGTTTCAGCGATTTTTTCTTTTTCGACTTCCAATTTTTCGTTTAATTCTTCATTATTAGTTTTTAATCCGTCATATTGTTTGTACATAGTTTCTAATTCTCCTTCAATAACGGCTTTCTCACTTTTTATTTGTACAATTTCGTTATTCATTATTGCTTTATCATTTAATTTATCATAAATTAACCATCCAATCGCTAATGTCATAAGAATAACGATAATCAATAATATTTTTGATGTAGAGTTCATATCTTGTTTTTTTATGGAATTTTTTGCAAATAAAGTAAAAATATTTGATATTTGATAATTGAAACTTGAAATATAAAATTTAAATTTTAATTATTTTATTGTTTGTAATTTTAAATCCTCAACAAAGTCATTTTTTTTGTTAGTAATTTCTGATAAAAATTATTCTGTCAATATCATATTAACTGTTTTAAATACATTTGTATTGTATTATGGAGCCCGAAATATAATGCATCTGATATTAAGGCGTGTCCTATGGAAACTTCTTTTAGTCCGGTAACTTGTTGTTTGAAATAATTCAGGTTGTCAAGATCAAGATCATGTCCGGCATTAAGTTCTAATCCTACTTCTTTTGCTTTTTCTGCAGCTTTTGAAAAGGTCAGAACTGCTTTTGCTTTATCTTTAAAGAAGTTTGCTGCATAAGGTTCTGTGTACAATTCAATACGGTCAGTTCCGGTTAATTTGGCATGTTCTATTTGATCCAAATCAGTTTCAATAAATATAGATGTTCTTATACCTGCTTCTTTAAATGTTGAAATAACATCAATTAAAAAGTCTTTATTCTTAATAGTATCCCAACCTGCGTTAGAAGTTAAAACGCCGGGAGCATCCGGTACTAAAGTTACTTGTTCGGGTTTAATTTCAAGAACTAAATCAATGAATTTAAGATTTGGATTTCCTTCAATATTAAATTCTGTTTTAACCACTTCTTTTAATTTATATACATCATCAAATCTAATGTGTCTTTCATCAGGCCTCGGGTGTACGGTGATACCTTGAGCACCGAAAGCTTCACAATCAATTGCCGCTTTTATTACATCCGGATTATTTCCGCCTCTGGCATTTCTTAAGCATGCAATTTTATTAATATTTACACTTAATCTTGTCATTTTCTTTTGTTGAGATATAATTTAATAATAATTTTGATGTTTAAATAGAAAGGCAAAAGTATAAAATTTATAATTATTTTTACAGAATATTTAGTTGAAGTTAATAATATGGTTCTACAATTATTTTTGTGGGACTATAATAAGTAATGCTTTAATGCTTAAATAAAATGCAATAGAACTAATAATATTAAATGCAAGCAAAAGATTTAATATCAGATATGTTTCCTGCCGTAAATATAAAGGATAAAGGAGAAAAGGCATTGGTAAGAATGGATTTTTTCAAAGTTTCTCATATCCCTTTGATTGATGATAAAAACAATTATTACGGTTTAATATCTGAAAGTGAAATATATGATTTTGATTTATTAAACAAGCCTTTTTCTACATATAAAAGTGTATTGGCCAGACCTTATGTATATTGCGAAGACCATATATATGAAGTTATCGGATTGGTAACTAAATTAAATATCTCGGTTGTTCCGGTTTTAAACCGAAATGAAAAGTATAAAGGTTCATTATGCTTGTATGACATTATAAAATATATCGGAACACTAATTACATCTGATAATCCCGGAACAATATTTATTTTAGAATTAAGTATTCATGATTATTCATTATCGCAAATCGCTCAAATTATTGAGGGGAATAATGCCAAGATTCTCAGTGTTTATACAAGTTCACCCGGAGATTCTACAAAATTAGATGTAACCATAAAAATAAACACAGATGATTTCTCTGCTGTCAAACAAACTTTTGAGAGGTACGATTATAAAATAAAAGCTGCATATACTGACAGTGATAAAATTAATGTTTTGCTTGAAGAACGCTACGAAGAGTTTATGAATTATCTTAACATTTAGGATGACAAGGGAAGAAAGGCTTCAATATTGTAAGGTTTGCAAAAATAAAAAATTCAATTTTAAAGAAGGATTATTGTGTAAACTAACCGGAAAACTTGCTGAATTTGAAGGTGAGTGTGAACACTTTGATTTAATTGAGGGTGAAAAAGTTCAAGAACGAAAACCAAGAAAAATTAATCTTTTAGAAAAAATATTAAAAGAAAAAATTTCAATTAAAGATATATTTATTTTATTAAGCTTTTCTGTTATAATAACGTTTATTATCAGGTTTTTACTTTATTCTTCACTATGTAATTCTACAATTTACTTTTTTCTGATTTTTATTTCGTATTGTTTCATATTGATTATAAGAGATAAACATAGAAATAAAATTCATTTCTATGAAGATCTGAAATTTAGATTAATATATTCCTTTCTTATACCATTCTTTAATATTCTCTATTATTATGCTGTATATGAGATTGTTTATGTCAATGTAATTGATTATATTTATCTTTTTATAATCTTTTTTATTTTAAGTTTTATAAATATTATAATTGTAAATTTATTTTTTATTATTTTTAGAAATAAATCCAAAAATAATGAAAGTATATAAAATATTATTTTTTGTAAGTCTGACATTAATAATTTCTCTTGGATTAATAGAAAGCAATGCTTTCATAAAAAGAAGTAGAATCAATTGGGATGCGAAGAATCAAATTAATTTGGATGATTTCCATGGTTTACCAAATTACATTGTATTACTTATTCATGGATACGATGCTGCTATATATAGTTTTTTTGATTATAAAACTATAAATGAAAATGATACAGTTATTATTAAAGCATTTATGAGTAATCATAAATCATGGTTTGCAAAAAATGTTGTTAATATTTCATCATTATTACAACATGAACAATATCATTTCAATATTACTGAACTTGTAGCAAGAAACTTTAGAAAAGAAGTTTCCGAATTATCTACTAAAAATTGGGATAAAAAAACTTTGAAAAAATTGTATAAAAGAAATTTAGGTTATTTAAGAATGATTCAAGATTCTTATGATAGAGAAACAAATCATAGTTCAATATCACTTCAACAGAGAAAATGGGAAAGAATTGTTGATACTATGTTATATATATTTAAAGATTATAGTGATACAATTGTAAATATTAATAATAAAGTAAAATATAAAAATCCAATTTCTTTGATACCAAAATTAACTAATTTGTTAAATTTTTATGATGATAGAATATATAAAAATATTTTATATAAAGAACGCGGAATTATACTTAAAGATGAGAATTATTATGAAGACATCAGTCGTTTAAATGATATTGATGATTTACCTTCAAATGAAAACCTAAATCAAATATTTTATTATAAGAATGGTCAAAAAAAGAACGAATTTAAATATATAAACGGTAAACTTGAAGGAAAATATGTTTCATGGTACGAAACCGGAGAATTTAAAAGGATAATAAATTATAAAAACGGAGAAAGGGAAGGATGGACAACTGAATATTATAAAAACGGTCAAAAAAGGAGTGAGTGTATATATTCTAAAGATGTTTTACAAGATACTGTGAAATATTGGAACCCTGACGGAACAACAAAAATATTTGAATAAAATGAATAATATTAAAGCTGGCAATATAAATTTTCTTATAATCCTTATTTCATCATTATTGTTCATCCCGTTTCTCGGAAATGTTCATTTATTTGATTGGGATGAGATTAATTTTGCGGAATCGGCAAGAGAGATGATCGTTACCGGAGATTATTTGAATGTAAGGATCAATTTTGAGTTGTTTTGGGAAAAACCTCCGCTTTTTATTTGGATGCAAGTTTTATCAATGAAGATTTTTGGGATTAATGAATTTGCTGCAAGATTTCCTAATGCAATTGCAGGGATTGTAACCTTATTGTTTTTGTTTAATATCGGGAAAAAGCATTTCGGCACAAAGTTAGGATTGATGTGGGTTTTTGCTTATGCAGGTTCTGTATTGCCTCATTTCTATTTCAAATCGGGGATTATTGATCCTTGGTTTAATCTTTTTATATTTCTTGGTATTTACTTTTTTTTCAGATATTTAATTGAAAATAAAAGACAAACAAAATATGTGTTGCTGTCAGCTGTATTTATCGGATTGGGAACATTAACCAAAGGACCTGTTGCATTGCTTATTTTTTTATTAACGGGTTTTGTGTATTTGATTATCAATCGTTTTAAAATGCGAATATCAATTCCGGATATCATACTTTATATAGTAACTTTTGTATTTGTAGGCGGATTTTGGTTTATTCTGCAAATTTTAAGCGGTAATTATGATATACTTTATGATTTTGTAATTTATCAAATCAGATTATTTCAAACAGAAGATGCCGGTCACGGCGGATTTCTCGGTTACCATTTTGTAATATTGCTTATCGGCGTTTTTCCTGCTTCAATATTCGCATTAAAAGCATTTAAGAAAGATAAAAATGAAAAATTTGAGCAAAAGAAATTTAAACAATGGATGTTAATTTTATTTTGGGTTGTATTAATACTTTTCAGTATTGTAAAAACAAAGATCATTCATTATTCTTCATTAGCGTATTTTCCTTTAACTTTTTTAGGAGCATATGCTTTGTGTAAAACAGAATTAGGAGTTTATAAGAAATCTAAAATAATTACAGGCATCTTTTTTTTCTTTACCGTTTTTTATGCTGCTGCAATTTTTATTTTGCAATATATAGGTCAAAACAGTAAAAAGATAATAGAATCGGGTATTATTAAAGATGAATTTGCTGCGGCAAACCTGCAAGCTCAAACATCATTTACCGGTTTTGAATTTTTACTCGGCATATTTCTGATTTTAGGAATCATTTCAGCTTTTATATTTATTAAAAAAAATTATTATATAAGAAATATTGTGATTTTTATTATTATTATGGTTTTTACTAATTCAACTGTATTGGTTATTGTTCCTGAAGTTGAAAAAATATCACAAGGAGCTTCTATTGAATTTTATAAAAGTAAAAAGAATGAGGATGCTTATTTTGATACATACGGAATGAAAAGTTATGCACAATTTTTTTACGGGGAAATAAAAATTTCGGCAGTTGAAAATTATAAGAAAGGCAAACAAAAAAAGATTTATGTAACTTGCCGAAACAATAAGATAAAAGAACTTGAAAAAAGAAATAATGAATATAAAAAACTATATGAAAAAAACGGATTTGTGTTTTGGGAAAGGGTTGAATAATAAACTTCTTCTACCTGCATTCTGATTTCCAAAACGTCCGT is a genomic window containing:
- a CDS encoding ATP-binding cassette domain-containing protein is translated as MSESILKALMQLFAIIARPDSDEGNRRPLVKLFLNQQLNKELVHEYLIVFDNYYHEHQKRANHKRRKRIAASSVRVLTICTLINKELSLKQKIVVLIRLLEFINSEGKASNQEFEFVKTVADTFHIPTNEYERLVGFILNTKNAVPDIDNILVIHKNDPENKKVKYLKAKALDEPIIVYHSLISNMYLFEYYGLKELYLNGQLILKDRVYALSSGSAIRDVKRHPIYFSDIVRALQEEDDKTKLTFEVNNLTYKFKSGKKAIHKTDFTETNGKLVGIMGASGSGKSTLLNVLNGNYTATTGEVLINGFDVNKDKEKLEGIIGHVSQDDLLIEDLTVFQNLYFNAELCFGGLSKKQILKKVIKMLENLGLYDIRDMKVGSPLNKKISGGQRKRLNIALELIREPAILFLDEPTSGLSSRDSENILDLLKDITLRGKLIFVVIHQPSSDIFKMFDRLIILDQGGYIVYNNDPVDSLVYFKSRIKQADWSESECHTCGNVNAEQIFDILESQILDEYGNVTSTRKFKPREWYKYSQKKKEPEKKKKKKTKKLPAIPFKVPNKFKQFLIFSKRDVLSKLANKQYLIINLFEAPILAFLLAKIIKYLNISVDNQYGYNFSENDNIPVYIFMAVIIALFTGLTISADEIIKDRKIRTRESFLNLSSNSYLLSKIFILFALSAYQALTFTFIGNYILEIKDMYFEYWLILFSTWAFSVIMGLNISDGFKTAVTIYIIIPFLIIPQIVLSGIIVRYEKLNPDITKPGSVPWFGEIITARWSYEALAVNQFTNNKYQEPLYKFERIKHEANFKKDMIINDLKNRIDYYERHKDDSEKQEDIIINFELLRNEITKEIKYNKKVKPDFNVNNINIDNFNPKLIKSLNNYLSVLKQYYIDRYKLAEQKQDNYIFSQTKTDSLNKIYIKTKRDYHNEVLEDILTNNNELKKMLEYDGQLYQRTDMIYKYPHKYIVSHFYAPKKKLFDGKYYPTYWVNLAIIWIYTLLLYLTLYFSVIKRTFIFFENIRYRLKDKDEKSVFL
- a CDS encoding 3-dehydroquinate dehydratase codes for the protein MKLIIINGPNLNLLGIREKELYGKDSFETYFEQLTLKFPNHNIKFYQSNIEGEIINKLHEVGFSYDGIILNAGAYTHTSLAVADALAAIKTPVVEVHITNIFKREKIRHKSLIAPHCTGSISGFGIKSYELAVRSFL
- a CDS encoding alpha amylase C-terminal domain-containing protein → MNIPLIVNDPYLKPFTDTIKNRIDKAKHKEKELSKGKKLSDFADAHQYYGLHKTTKDRIYRDWLPNATEVFLIGEFSNWQLKDEFKLINKGNDEFEIKLKPNILNHLDLYRLFIRWQGGSGDRIPAYADRVVQDEDTKIFNAQVWEPEKPYKQKHKSPEKKDSILVYEAHIGMASEDGKVASFNEFAERILPRIVKLGYDTIQLMAIQEHPYYGSFGYHVSNFYAVSSRFGTPDDLKKLIDKAHKIGIRVIMDIVHSHAVKNEVEGISRYDGSEYQFFHAGERGQHPAWDSRCFDYSKDEVIHFLLSNCKFWLEEYNFDGFRFDGVTSMLYLNHGLGTDFSSYYDYYNFNQDEDAITYLSLANKLIHEVNPNAVTIAEEMSGMPGIATSIENGGIGFDFRLAMGIPDFWIKVIKEQKDENWHIGEIFHRLTDKRNDEKTINYSESHDQALVGDKTIIFRLADADMYHFMHLENMTDIIERAITLHKMIQLITLATAQSGYLNFMGNEFGHPEWIDFPRKENKWSYHYARRQWGLANNKELAYHYLQLFNTEIIHLFKCKNILAEKIELLSDKAYDQVLIFKRANYFFIFNFNPFTSFTEYGFETEKGKYKIIINSDDETYLGQSRINTEMIYKTVNENKKNYLKLYIPTRTCIVLEKL
- a CDS encoding pyridoxine 5'-phosphate synthase encodes the protein MTRLSVNINKIACLRNARGGNNPDVIKAAIDCEAFGAQGITVHPRPDERHIRFDDVYKLKEVVKTEFNIEGNPNLKFIDLVLEIKPEQVTLVPDAPGVLTSNAGWDTIKNKDFLIDVISTFKEAGIRTSIFIETDLDQIEHAKLTGTDRIELYTEPYAANFFKDKAKAVLTFSKAAEKAKEVGLELNAGHDLDLDNLNYFKQQVTGLKEVSIGHALISDALYFGLHNTIQMYLKQLI
- a CDS encoding CBS domain-containing protein, which translates into the protein MQAKDLISDMFPAVNIKDKGEKALVRMDFFKVSHIPLIDDKNNYYGLISESEIYDFDLLNKPFSTYKSVLARPYVYCEDHIYEVIGLVTKLNISVVPVLNRNEKYKGSLCLYDIIKYIGTLITSDNPGTIFILELSIHDYSLSQIAQIIEGNNAKILSVYTSSPGDSTKLDVTIKINTDDFSAVKQTFERYDYKIKAAYTDSDKINVLLEERYEEFMNYLNI
- a CDS encoding glycosyltransferase family 39 protein, with product MNNIKAGNINFLIILISSLLFIPFLGNVHLFDWDEINFAESAREMIVTGDYLNVRINFELFWEKPPLFIWMQVLSMKIFGINEFAARFPNAIAGIVTLLFLFNIGKKHFGTKLGLMWVFAYAGSVLPHFYFKSGIIDPWFNLFIFLGIYFFFRYLIENKRQTKYVLLSAVFIGLGTLTKGPVALLIFLLTGFVYLIINRFKMRISIPDIILYIVTFVFVGGFWFILQILSGNYDILYDFVIYQIRLFQTEDAGHGGFLGYHFVILLIGVFPASIFALKAFKKDKNEKFEQKKFKQWMLILFWVVLILFSIVKTKIIHYSSLAYFPLTFLGAYALCKTELGVYKKSKIITGIFFFFTVFYAAAIFILQYIGQNSKKIIESGIIKDEFAAANLQAQTSFTGFEFLLGIFLILGIISAFIFIKKNYYIRNIVIFIIIMVFTNSTVLVIVPEVEKISQGASIEFYKSKKNEDAYFDTYGMKSYAQFFYGEIKISAVENYKKGKQKKIYVTCRNNKIKELEKRNNEYKKLYEKNGFVFWERVE